From Nicotiana tabacum cultivar K326 chromosome 20, ASM71507v2, whole genome shotgun sequence, one genomic window encodes:
- the LOC142174467 gene encoding uncharacterized protein LOC142174467 has product MEAWRSSGDASSMWTTTANCIKEAAREVLGVTKGYSGGHKGDWWWNEEVQGKVEAKKAAYLKLVESTDEEEKRTCRECYKKYEDLGGKGGDRKLYMLAKIGERKARDLDQVRCIKDENGKVLVEEACIKRRWKDYFHKLLNEGGDMNIVDEEDDHRLVVEFDDPVV; this is encoded by the exons ATGGAGGCCTGGAGGAGCAGTGGAGATGCGAGTAGTATGTGGACCACGACAGCTAACTGCATTAAGGAAGCTGCTAGAGAGGTGTTAGGAGTAACGAAGGGTTATTCGGGaggccacaaaggagactggtggtggaatgaggAGGTCCAAGGAAAAGTGGAAGCCAAGAAAGCGGCATATCTGAAGCTAGTGGAGAGCACGGATGAGGAGGAGAAGAGGACGTGTAGGGAATGTTATAAGAAG TATGAGGATCTTGGGGGCAAAGGAGGAGACAGGAAACTGTACATGTTAGCCAAGATTGgggagaggaaggctcgggaccTAGACCAAGTGCGGTGCATCAAAGACGAAAATGGTAAGGTTCTGGTGGAAGAGGCATGTATCAAGCGTAGATGGAAAGATTACTTCCATAAACTCTTGAACGAGGGAGGGGACATGAACATCGTG GATGAAGAAGATGACCATAGATTGGTGGTGGAGTTTGATGATCCTGTTGTATAA